From a region of the Cucumis sativus cultivar 9930 chromosome 6, Cucumber_9930_V3, whole genome shotgun sequence genome:
- the LOC101210494 gene encoding phosphoglycolate phosphatase 2, with protein MKIERMYKFDEPIIEQSSKKTTTIRFDRHSHSVPGSCRSAGGMSSVEISTEPQLLSSANARNLFDSVEAFLFDCDGVIWKGDKLIDGVADTLEMLRSKGKKLVFVTNNSAKSRKQYAKKFHSLGISVSEDEVFSSSFAAATFLKVNNFSPEKKVYVIGESGIIEELELAGFTGIGGPEDAKKTADLYLDCSIEHDKSVGAVVVGLDRHINYYKLQYATFCLRENPGCLFIATNRDATGHLTESQEVPGAGCMVSAVCASSEKEPIVVGKPSTFMMDFLLKKFEFGCSKMCMVGDRLDTDILFGRSTGCKTLLVFSGVTTQSNLQDSSNHIQPDYYSSKMSDLLELLGP; from the exons ATGAAAATAGAACGAATGTACAAATTCGACGAACCAATAATCGAACAATCCTCCAAGAAAACTACAACCATTCGATTCGATCGCCACTCCCATTCCGTACCTGGGTCCTGTCGTTCTGCTGGAGGTATGAGCTCAGTCGAAATATCCACCGAACCCCAGCTGCTTTCCTCCGCCAATGCCCGGAATCTGTTCGATTCCGTTGAGGCCTTTCTCTTTGATTGCGACG GTGTTATATGGAAGGGCGATAAGTTGATTGATGGCGTCGCTGATACGCTTGAAATGCTTAGGTCTAAG GGGAAGAAGTTGGTTTTTGTCACTAACAATTCGGCGAAATCAAGAAAGCAATATGCAAAGAAGTTCCATTCCCTTGGAATCTCTGTTTCAGAG GATGAAGTATTTTCCTCCTCTTTTGCAGCTGCCACGTTCTTGAAAGTCAATAATTTCTCCCCAGAAAAGAAG GTCTATGTCATAGGCGAATCGGGTATCATAGAAGAGCTTGAGCTTGCAGGATTCACTGGAATTGGTGGTCCA GAAGATGCCAAAAAAACTGCAGATCTCTATCTAGATTGCTCAATTGAGCATGACAAGAGT GTTGGAGCAGTTGTGGTTGGATTAGATCGgcatattaattattacaagCTTCA GTATGCTACATTTTGCCTTCGTGAGAACCCGGGATGCCTCTTTATTGCTACTAATCGCGATGCCACGGGGCATTTAACTGAATCACAAGAAGTCCCCG GTGCTGGTTGCATGGTCAGTGCAGTGTGTGCATCGTCTGAGAAGGAACCCATTGTGGTCGGGAAACCATCAACATTCATGATGgactttttattgaaaaa aTTCGAGTTTGGTTGCTCTAAAATGTGTATGGTCGGTGATAGACTGGACACAGACATTCTCTTTGGCCGGAGCACAGGCTGCAAAACACTTCTTGTCTTTTCAG GCGTAACAACTCAATCCAATCTTCAAGATTCCTCCAATCATATTCAACCAGATTATTACTCATCCAAGATGTCTGACTTGTTGGAATTATTGGGTCCATGA
- the LOC101213489 gene encoding uncharacterized protein LOC101213489, with protein MKRIDKGELKRKMRPYKTTSQTKDINQIRCGRANHYRLSPSPSVQKHHSKKLENCNEHCSIKSIPYPRSSSTMSAEASHFCSDEGFQTEFSNYRYSSSISEIEEENSTETLDIQGKNVSLLATTALESIREDYSGGCSFSSDALKWEDCVYVGVGKNDSSVDALQWTLKNAVITSTTVVYLLHVFPEIRYIPSPLGKIPINQVSKEQVAIHVAQEESKRKDFLQNFIDSCSAAKVKADTVLIESDMVARAILDVIPILNIRKLVLGVNKSRKLRSRGGSGIANEILQKAAEYCEVKVVCEGKEMNQLGRSPSALSSPRNQDDSFDPNSSITEVEQQRNNSISCMCFKTRFV; from the exons ATGAAACGAATTGACAAAGGAGAATTAAAGAGGAAGATGAGACCGTACAAAACAACAAGTCAAACCAAAGACATTAACCAAATCCGTTGTGGAAGAGCCAACCACTATCGTTTATCACCATCACCCTCCGTCCAAAAGCATCACTCCAAGAAGTTGGAAAACTGTAACGAGCACTGCTCAATCAAATCAATTCCCTATCCCCGATCTTCATCCACCATGTCGGCTGAGGCCAGCCACTTTTGCTCCGATGAAGGGTTTCAAACCGAGTTCAGCAATTACAGATACAGCAGCAGCATAAGCGAGATTGAGGAAGAGAATTCAACTGAGACCTTAGACATTCAAGGAAAAAACGTCTCATTACTGGCGACCACGGCGTTGGAGAGTATTAGAGAAGATTATAGTGGCGGATGTTCGTTCTCGTCGGATGCTCTGAAATGGGAGGATTGTGTTTATGTTGGAGTTGGGAAAAACGATTCCAGTGTTGATGCTCTTCAATGGACACTCAAGAACGCCGTTATAACCTCCACTACTGTTGTCTATCTCTTACATGTCTTTCCTGAGATACGTTACATTCCCAGCCCAT TGGGAAAGATTCCAATTAATCAGGTGAGTAAAGAACAAGTTGCTATTCATGTAGCCcaagaagaaagcaaaagaaaggATTTTCTTCAGAATTTCATTGACTCTTGTTCTGCTGCTAAG GTTAAGGCAGATACTGTACTGATTGAGAGTGACATGGTAGCCAGGGCCATTTTGGATGTTATACCAATTCTCAACATAAGGAAGCTAGTCCTTGGAGTTAACAAATCCAG GAAGTTGAGATCTCGAGGGGGAAGCGGAATAGCTAATGAGATACTTCAGAAAGCTGCGGAATATTGTGAGGTGAAGGTAGTTTGTGAAGGGAAAGAAATGAACCAGCTGGGTCGATCGCCCTCTGCTCTTTCTTCTCCTCGCAACCAAGATGATAGTTTTGATCCTAATTCCAGCATTACGGAAGTAGAACAACAACGaaacaattcaatttcttGCATGTGTTTTAAGACGAGATTTGTCTGA
- the LOC101209994 gene encoding SEC14 cytosolic factor isoform X2 gives MIYLQNVHQGFITETIDRFLKAREYDVAKAHKMLVDCLKWRVENEIDNVLRVSASTAHSLRWPKILMLTSFRCLQKPILPADVYRAVRDSQLVGLSGYSKEGLPVFAIGVGLSALDKATVNDYVQSHIQINEYRDRVILPSASKKYGRPITTCVKILDMTGLKLSALGHTKLLTILSTIDDLNYPERTTAYYIVNAPYVFSSCWKVIKPLLHERTRKKVQVLPGCGKDELLKIMDYTSLPHFCKRESSLSSRSSARQGGNNCYSLDHFFHQQLYNYIKQQSLINEPVEPIRKGSFQVNLQVPASKSKGAARTIETELRKYGNRLSDTLIELEIM, from the exons ATGATCTATTTGCAGAATGTACATCAAGGATTTATAACTGAAACGATAGACAGATTCTTAAAGGCACGAGAATACGATGTTGCCAAGGCTCATAAAATg CTGGTGGACTGTTTAAAATGGAGGGTAGAAAACGAGATTGACAATGTATTAAGGGTAAGTGCTTCAACAGCCCATTCACTGCGATGGCCCAAAATTCTTATGTTAACATCTTTCCGCTGTCTGCAGAAGCCTATACTTCCTGCTGATGTCTACAGAGCAGTGAGAGATTCACAGCTTGTCGGACTTTCAGGTTACTCGAAAGAG GGCCTTCCTGTATTTGCCATTGGCGTTGGACTCAGCGCATTAGACAAAGCAACT GTGAATGATTATGTGCAGTCGCACATACAAATAAATGAGTATCGGGATCGTGTTATTCTG CCTTCAGCATCAAAAAAGTATGGACGGCCCATCACCACCTGCGTGAAGATTTTAGATATGACTGGACTGAAACTTTCAGCACTTGGCCACACAAAG TTACTGACAATTTTATCAACCATTGATGATTTGAACTACCCAGAGAGAACAACTGCTTACTACATTGTAAATGCACCTTACGTCTTTTCATCCTGTTGGAAG GTTATCAAGCCTCTCTTACATGAAAGGACTAGGAAAAAGGTTCAAGTGTTACCAGGCTGTGGGAAAGATGAGCTGCTGAAG ATAATGGACTATACATCTCTTCCACATTTCTGTAAACGAGAGAGCTCGTTGTCCTCCCGATCATCAGCTCGTCAAGGAGGCAATAATTGCTATTCATTGGACCACTTTTTTCATCAACAGTTATACAACTACATCAAGCAACAATCCTTGATCAATGAACCTGTTGAACCAATTAGAAAAGGATCTTTTCAGGTGAATCTTCAGGTGCCAGCATCAAAAAGCAAAGGAGCGGCTAGAACTATTGAAACTGAGTTACGAAAGTATGGGAATAGACTTTCTGATACACTGATTGAACTCGAAATAATGTAA
- the LOC101213726 gene encoding pentatricopeptide repeat-containing protein At2g04860 produces the protein MQFTSSVGHPATLSLTTFHSAFKFYVEGKCFTPPLLLFRELLRHRVKPNDSTFSLLIKAFVVSSSTSSFAPSFCSENEKAEANQLQTHFIKWGFDQFLYVSTAFLDLYSKLGFVKAAQRLFDDFPEKDVVSWNALISGYTRCGNSHDAFKLFVEMRRREFDPCQRTLVSLMPSCGTQQLFVQGKSIHGLGVKAGLDLDSQVKNALVSMYGKCADLDGVKLLFGEITEKSVVSWNTMIGAFGQNGLFSEAMLVFKQMLEESVNANSVTMVSILSANANTGCIHCYATKIGLVENVSVVTSLVCSYVKCGYIELAELIYMSKLKKNLVALTAIISHYAEKGDMGSVVRLYSIVQHLDMKLDAVAMVGIIQGFTYPDHIGIGLAFHGYGVKSGLIIDCLVANGFISMYSKFDNIDAVFSLFQEMHKKTLSSWNSVISSCAQAGRSIDAMALFSQMTLSGYGPDSITLASLLSACCQNGNLHFGEILHCYILRNNLDLEGFVGTALVDMYVKCGRMDFAENVFKSMKEPCLASWNSLISGYGLFGFHNHALLCYTEMMEKGIKPNKITFSGILAACTHGGLVEEGRKYFKIMKKKFGIVPESQHCASMVGMLGRAGLFEEAIVFIQNMETNPDSAVWGALLSACCIHQEVKLGESVAKKLFFSNCRNGGFFVLMSNLYAASRRWNDVARIRKMMREMGEDGCSGVSLV, from the coding sequence ATGCAATTTACATCTTCGGTAGGTCACCCGGCAACTCTCTCCCTAACTACCTTCCATTCTGCATTCAAATTTTACGTCGAAGGAAAATGTTTTACTCCCCCCTTGTTGCTTTTCCGTGAGCTCCTAAGACATCGGGTTAAACCTAATGATTCTACCTTCTCCTTACTCATCAAAGCCTTCGTTGTATCgtcttcaacttcttcttttgcaCCATCGTTCTGTTCTGAGAATGAAAAAGCGGAGGCTAATCAGCTCCAAACCCACTTCATTAAATGGGGATTTGACCAATTTTTGTATGTTAGTACTGCATTTCTCGATTTGTACTCAAAATTGGGTTTTGTTAAAGCTGCTCAACGTCTGTTTGATGATTTTCCTGAAAAAGATGTTGTATCGTGGAATGCGTTGATTTCTGGGTACACACGATGTGGAAATAGCCATGACGCGTTTAAGCTATTTGTGGAAATGCGCAGAAGGGAGTTCGACCCTTGTCAGAGAACGTTGGTAAGTTTAATGCCTTCCTGTGGTACCCAACAATTATTTGTCCAAGGTAAATCCATCCATGGATTAGGTGTTAAGGCTGGCCTTGATTTGGATTCCCAAGTGAAAAATGCTCTTGTATCGATGTATGGTAAATGTGCAGATTTAGACGGGGTGAAACTCTTATTTGGAGAGATTACTGAAAAAAGCGTAGTTTCTTGGAATACCATGATTGGGGCATTCGGCCAAAATGGGCTCTTTTCGGAGGCAATGCTTGTTTTCAAGCAAATGCTTGAAGAAAGTGTCAATGCTAACTCGGTGACTATGGTGAGTATCTTGTCTGCGAATGCAAATACAGGATGTATTCATTGTTATGCTACCAAAATTGGTCTTGTGGAAAATGTTTCCGTGGTTACCTCCCTAGTTTGCTCCTACGTAAAATGTGGATATATAGAACTAGCGGAACTGATTTATATGTCAAAACTCAAGAAAAACTTGGTTGCATTAACTGCGATTATTTCTCACTATGCTGAGAAAGGTGATATGGGATCTGTGGTAAGGCTATATTCCATTGTACAGCATTTAGATATGAAATTAGATGCTGTTGCAATGGTTGGCATAATCCAAGGTTTTACATATCCTGATCACATTGGCATTGGACTTGCTTTCCACGGTTATGGTGTAAAGAGTGGGCTAATTATTGATTGTTTGGTTGCTAATGGCTTCATAAGCATGTATTCAAAGTTCGATAATATTGATGCagtgttttctttatttcaagAGATGCACAAAAAGACACTGAGCAGCTGGAACTCAGTGATATCTAGCTGTGCACAGGCAGGAAGGTCAATTGATGCCATGGCTTTGTTTTCCCAAATGACATTGTCAGGTTATGGGCCAGATTCAATTACACTAGCTAGTTTACTATCTGCTTGTTGCCAAAATGGGAATTTGCATTTTGGGGAGATACTTCATTGCTATATTCTAAGAAATAATCTGGACTTGGAGGGTTTTGTTGGGACTGCTCTTGTAGACATGTACGTTAAGTGTGGAAGAATGGACTTTGCtgaaaatgtatttaagaGCATGAAAGAGCCATGTTTAGCTTCATGGAACTCGCTGATCTCTGGTTATGGTTTATTTGGGTTTCACAATCATGCTCTCCTCTGTTACACCGAAATGATGGAGAAGGGGATAAAGCCCAATAAAATCACTTTCTCAGGAATTTTAGCTGCTTGTACTCATGGAGGACTTGTTGAAGAAGGTagaaaatacttcaaaatcatgaagaaaaaatttggTATCGTGCCCGAATCACAGCACTGTGCATCCATGGTTGGCATGCTTGGTAGAGCAGGATTATTTGAAGAGGCAATTGTATTTATCCAGAACATGGAAACCAATCCAGATTCTGCTGTGTGGGGAGCATTGCTCAGTGCTTGTTGCATTCACCAGGAAGTTAAGCTTGGTGAATCTGTGGccaaaaagttgtttttctcTAACTGTAGAAATGGGGGGTTTTTTGTGTTGATGTCTAATCTTTATGCAGCATCAAGAAGGTGGAATGATGTAGCAAGAATCAGAAAGATGATGCGAGAAATGGGAGAAGATGGTTGTTCAGGCGTTAGCCTTGTGTAA
- the LOC101210243 gene encoding DNA oxidative demethylase ALKBH2: protein MSLRFKEVTDSESETKIPRPFDLGKRQTLDLGNGSEILYISKFVSSDQAWTWFDFLNQRIPWTRPTICVFGRSVLQPRDTCYVANPGLTTLTYSGYKPHAYTWDDFTPLKDILDAVHEALPGSRFNSLLLNRYKGGNDYVGWHSDDEKVYALNQEIASVSFGCERDFLLKKKPNKTSQRRNDEEPPAKKSKKSSVADRHSFVLKHGSLLVMKGYTQRDWMHSVPKRLKAEATRINLTFRHVIVD from the exons ATGAGTCTGAGGTTCAAAGAAGTGACTGACTCGGAATCGGAGACGAAGATCCCTCGTCCTTTTGATTTAGGAAAGCGGCAGACGTTGGATCTCGGCAACGGAAGCGAAATCCTCTACATTAGCAAGTTTGTCTCCTCCGATCAGGCTTGGACCTGGTTCGATTTTCTCAATCAACGCATTCCATGGACCAGGCCCACCATTTGCGTCTTCGGTCGCTCCGTTCTCCAG CCTAGAGATACTTGCTACGTTGCAAATCCTGGATTGACTACATTAACTTATAGTGGGTATAAACCTCATGCCTATACTTGGGATGATTTTACTCCTCTTAAGGACATTTTGGATGCT GTCCACGAAGCTCTTCCGGGAAGTAGATTTAATAGCTTACTTTTGAACAGGTATAAAGGTGGTAATGATTATGTGGGTTGGCATTCTGATGATGAGAAAGTCTATGCACTGAACCAGGAGATTGCTTCTGTATCATTTGGATGTGAACGAGATTTCTTGTTGAAGAAAAAGCCCAACAAAACTTCTCAAA GAAGAAATGATGAGGAGCCTCCAGccaagaaatcaaagaaaagcAGTGTGGCTGATAGACACTCATTTGTACTAAAGCATGGTTCGCTTTTGGTTATGAAAGGCTACACTCAACGAGATTGGATGCATTCAGTGCCTAAGCGCCTTAAGGCAGAGGCAACCCGCATCAATCTTACTTTCAGACACGTTATAGTTGATTGA
- the LOC101209994 gene encoding SEC14 cytosolic factor isoform X1: MGNNPQEAIKKLKALMDQVDQAMKKSFQNVHQGFITETIDRFLKAREYDVAKAHKMLVDCLKWRVENEIDNVLRVSASTAHSLRWPKILMLTSFRCLQKPILPADVYRAVRDSQLVGLSGYSKEGLPVFAIGVGLSALDKATVNDYVQSHIQINEYRDRVILPSASKKYGRPITTCVKILDMTGLKLSALGHTKLLTILSTIDDLNYPERTTAYYIVNAPYVFSSCWKVIKPLLHERTRKKVQVLPGCGKDELLKIMDYTSLPHFCKRESSLSSRSSARQGGNNCYSLDHFFHQQLYNYIKQQSLINEPVEPIRKGSFQVNLQVPASKSKGAARTIETELRKYGNRLSDTLIELEIM, from the exons ATGGGTAACAATCCTCAGGAAGCTATCAAGAAGCTCAAAGCTCTGATGGATCAAG TTGATCAGGCAATGAAGAAATCCTTTCAG AATGTACATCAAGGATTTATAACTGAAACGATAGACAGATTCTTAAAGGCACGAGAATACGATGTTGCCAAGGCTCATAAAATg CTGGTGGACTGTTTAAAATGGAGGGTAGAAAACGAGATTGACAATGTATTAAGGGTAAGTGCTTCAACAGCCCATTCACTGCGATGGCCCAAAATTCTTATGTTAACATCTTTCCGCTGTCTGCAGAAGCCTATACTTCCTGCTGATGTCTACAGAGCAGTGAGAGATTCACAGCTTGTCGGACTTTCAGGTTACTCGAAAGAG GGCCTTCCTGTATTTGCCATTGGCGTTGGACTCAGCGCATTAGACAAAGCAACT GTGAATGATTATGTGCAGTCGCACATACAAATAAATGAGTATCGGGATCGTGTTATTCTG CCTTCAGCATCAAAAAAGTATGGACGGCCCATCACCACCTGCGTGAAGATTTTAGATATGACTGGACTGAAACTTTCAGCACTTGGCCACACAAAG TTACTGACAATTTTATCAACCATTGATGATTTGAACTACCCAGAGAGAACAACTGCTTACTACATTGTAAATGCACCTTACGTCTTTTCATCCTGTTGGAAG GTTATCAAGCCTCTCTTACATGAAAGGACTAGGAAAAAGGTTCAAGTGTTACCAGGCTGTGGGAAAGATGAGCTGCTGAAG ATAATGGACTATACATCTCTTCCACATTTCTGTAAACGAGAGAGCTCGTTGTCCTCCCGATCATCAGCTCGTCAAGGAGGCAATAATTGCTATTCATTGGACCACTTTTTTCATCAACAGTTATACAACTACATCAAGCAACAATCCTTGATCAATGAACCTGTTGAACCAATTAGAAAAGGATCTTTTCAGGTGAATCTTCAGGTGCCAGCATCAAAAAGCAAAGGAGCGGCTAGAACTATTGAAACTGAGTTACGAAAGTATGGGAATAGACTTTCTGATACACTGATTGAACTCGAAATAATGTAA
- the LOC101209994 gene encoding SEC14 cytosolic factor isoform X3, whose product MGNNPQEAIKKLKALMDQVDQAMKKSFQNVHQGFITETIDRFLKAREYDVAKAHKMLVDCLKWRVENEIDNVLRKPILPADVYRAVRDSQLVGLSGYSKEGLPVFAIGVGLSALDKATVNDYVQSHIQINEYRDRVILPSASKKYGRPITTCVKILDMTGLKLSALGHTKLLTILSTIDDLNYPERTTAYYIVNAPYVFSSCWKVIKPLLHERTRKKVQVLPGCGKDELLKIMDYTSLPHFCKRESSLSSRSSARQGGNNCYSLDHFFHQQLYNYIKQQSLINEPVEPIRKGSFQVNLQVPASKSKGAARTIETELRKYGNRLSDTLIELEIM is encoded by the exons ATGGGTAACAATCCTCAGGAAGCTATCAAGAAGCTCAAAGCTCTGATGGATCAAG TTGATCAGGCAATGAAGAAATCCTTTCAG AATGTACATCAAGGATTTATAACTGAAACGATAGACAGATTCTTAAAGGCACGAGAATACGATGTTGCCAAGGCTCATAAAATg CTGGTGGACTGTTTAAAATGGAGGGTAGAAAACGAGATTGACAATGTATTAAGG AAGCCTATACTTCCTGCTGATGTCTACAGAGCAGTGAGAGATTCACAGCTTGTCGGACTTTCAGGTTACTCGAAAGAG GGCCTTCCTGTATTTGCCATTGGCGTTGGACTCAGCGCATTAGACAAAGCAACT GTGAATGATTATGTGCAGTCGCACATACAAATAAATGAGTATCGGGATCGTGTTATTCTG CCTTCAGCATCAAAAAAGTATGGACGGCCCATCACCACCTGCGTGAAGATTTTAGATATGACTGGACTGAAACTTTCAGCACTTGGCCACACAAAG TTACTGACAATTTTATCAACCATTGATGATTTGAACTACCCAGAGAGAACAACTGCTTACTACATTGTAAATGCACCTTACGTCTTTTCATCCTGTTGGAAG GTTATCAAGCCTCTCTTACATGAAAGGACTAGGAAAAAGGTTCAAGTGTTACCAGGCTGTGGGAAAGATGAGCTGCTGAAG ATAATGGACTATACATCTCTTCCACATTTCTGTAAACGAGAGAGCTCGTTGTCCTCCCGATCATCAGCTCGTCAAGGAGGCAATAATTGCTATTCATTGGACCACTTTTTTCATCAACAGTTATACAACTACATCAAGCAACAATCCTTGATCAATGAACCTGTTGAACCAATTAGAAAAGGATCTTTTCAGGTGAATCTTCAGGTGCCAGCATCAAAAAGCAAAGGAGCGGCTAGAACTATTGAAACTGAGTTACGAAAGTATGGGAATAGACTTTCTGATACACTGATTGAACTCGAAATAATGTAA
- the LOC101209748 gene encoding serine/threonine-protein kinase D6PKL2: protein MASIAGSKASSNQPQQPANGEMANGKDTGSLPPQISKLSKPVSVISDQSKSVKSISKKDVELSSDKKSPVSNQNGSAKLLTEKFNFSISSPGLKQTPTEVDSPLNEAKCSPGSSLDQEKKTSEYGSVKSSSFSGKVSDGTSCLAKTSGSTKVSDHGNFVESGKSSICRGSTSSDISDESSCSSFSSSISKPHKANDLRWEAIQVVRAKDGAMGLGHFRLLKKLGCGDIGSVYLSELRGTKCHFAMKVMDKNTLASRKKLLRAQTEREILQSLDHPFLPTLYTHFETEKFSCLVMEFCPGGDLHTLRQRQPGKHFAEQAVKFYVAEVLLALEYLHMLGIVYRDLKPENVLVREDGHIMLSDFDLSLRCAVNPTLVKNLSAESEALRKNTGYCVQPACIEPSCIQPSCVVPTTCFSPRLFSSKSKKERKPKIDLGNQVSPLPELIAEPTDARSMSFVGTHEYLAPEIIKGEGHGSAVDWWTFGIFLYELLFGKTPFKGSGNRATLFNIVGQPLRFPDAPVVSFAAKDLIRGLLVKEPQQRLAYKRGATEIKQHPFFEGVNWALIRCATPPEIPRPVEIERIPHAVASTSEKAVAIAAIAPDKKASDNYLEFDFF from the exons ATGGCGTCAATTGCTGGTTCCAAAGCTTCGTCAAATCAGCCACAGCAACCAGCTAATGGTGAAATGGCTAATGGAAAGGATACCGGGTCCTTGCCTCCCCAGATTTCAAAGTTAAGCAAACCTGTATCAGTTATTTCTGACCAGTCTAAATCAGTGAAGAGTATCTCAAAGAAGGATGTGGAATTATCTTCCGACAAAAAGTCGCCAGTATCGAATCAAAATGGATCTGCTAAGTTGTTGACtgaaaaatttaatttcagcATATCGTCTCCTGGTCTGAAACAAACACCAACTGAAGTAGATTCCCCTCTCAATGAAGCTAAATGCTCACCTGGAAGCTCACTAGAccaagagaagaaaacatcAGAATATGGAAGTGTAAAGAGCAGTTCTTTTTCCGGTAAAGTAAGTGATGGGACTAGTTGTCTTGCCAAGACGAGTGGAAGTACAAAGGTTAGCGACCATGGTAACTTTGTTGAGAGTGGAAAGAGCAGTATATGTAGAGGGAGCACAAGCAGTGATATAAGCGACGAGAGCTCTTGCAGTAGTTTTAGTAGTAGTATCAGTAAACCTCACAAAGCAAATGATTTGAGATGGGAAGCCATTCAAGTTGTCCGTGCAAAAGATGGGGCTATGGGATTAGGTCATTTTAGACTTCTGAAGAAGTTGGGTTGTGGGGATATTGGGAGTGTCTATCTCTCTGAGTTAAGGGGAACCAAATGCCATTTCGCAATGAAGGTTATGGATAAAAATACTTTAGCGAGTCGTAAGAAGTTGCTTCGTGCTCAGACAGAAAGAGAAATACTTCAATCTCTCGATCACCCCTTCCTTCCAACGTTATACACTCACTTTGAGACAGAAAAATTCTCGTGCTTGGTGATGGAGTTCTGCCCTGGAGGAGACTTGCATACCCTAAGGCAGAGGCAACCAGGGAAGCATTTTGCCGAGCAGGCAGTAAA ATTCTATGTAGCAGAGGTTCTTCTTGCACTGGAATACCTGCACATGCTTGGGATTGTGTACCGTGATCTTAAGCCAGAAAATGTCCTTGTGAGAGAAGACGGACACATAATGCTTTCAGACTTTGACCTATCTCTCCGTTGTGCTGTTAACCCAACTCTGGTAAAAAATCTCTCTGCAGAGTCTGAGGCTTTGAGAAAGAACACAGGTTACTGTGTGCAGCCTGCTTGCATTGAGCCCTCCTGCATCCAACCATCTTGTGTAGTTCCTACAACCTGCTTCTCACCTCGTCTCTTTTCTAGTAAGTCAAAGAAGGAACGAAAACCCAAAATTGATTTGGGAAATCAGGTCAGCCCATTGCCAGAGCTCATTGCAGAACCAACCGATGCCCGATCCATGTCTTTTGTAGGAACTCATGAGTACTTGGCACCTGAGATAATCAAGGGTGAAGGCCATGGAAGTGCTGTAGATTGGTGgacttttggaatttttctcTATGAGCTACTATTTGGTAAAACTCCTTTTAAGGGGTCTGGAAATCGAGCTACATTATTCAACATTGTCGGTCAGCCTCTTCGGTTTCCAGATGCACCAGTTGTGAGTTTTGCTGCGAAGGATCTGATAAGGGGATTGCTAGTGAAGGAGCCACAACAAAGATTGGCTTATAAACGTGGAGCAACTGAGATCAAGCAGCATCCTTTCTTCGAAGGTGTAAATTGGGCATTAATACGTTGTGCTACTCCTCCTGAAATTCCTAGGCCGGTCGAGATTGAGAGAATACCACATGCAGTAGCGTCAACCAGTGAAAAGGCCGTTGCAATTGCAGCAATTGCTCCAGATAAAAAAGCTTCCGATAATTATCTCgagtttgatttcttttag